In a genomic window of Deinococcus metalli:
- a CDS encoding M12 family metallopeptidase, whose product MTNSRRRNNADQPGETRGEFRSGPLAGTAIVTGPKVPQRGLPWAEVDGQAIFEGDIVLGSAADLAAAQGDMEEGRAASVGITGQSFRWPSGRIPYEIDPGMPNQQRVTDAIAHWHAHTSIRFVPKGAADTNYVRFVGGSGCSSMVGMRGGRQDITLGNGCSAGNAIHEIGHTVGLWHEQSREDRDSFITINWANIDPSTQHNFTQHIQDGDDLGAYDYGSIMHYPPDAFSINGQPTIVPRQALPAGVVMGQRTGLSAGDIAGVRAMYPSTKPIKDTVKDGPKDPIKDLRKDGIKDGRKDPIKDIRKEPLKEGIKDIRKDPIKDLRKDGVKDPIRDTIKEIRKDPIRDTIKEIRKDPIKDFRKEPVKDPILDPVKGPAADPIGPPVGPIGPVVNPVLPGQDAGLGMTPFVLATPSRVPDYGQLGMDAGMGGYDQQLSDYDMAVQQLQDLEQMLAEAEAHYAQVLEAYEAAMQTVQALGQG is encoded by the coding sequence ATGACGAACTCCAGGCGCAGGAACAACGCCGACCAGCCGGGCGAGACGCGCGGCGAATTCCGCTCCGGCCCGCTGGCCGGCACCGCCATCGTGACCGGGCCGAAGGTGCCGCAGCGCGGCCTGCCGTGGGCCGAGGTCGACGGTCAGGCCATCTTCGAGGGCGACATCGTGCTCGGCAGCGCCGCCGATCTCGCCGCCGCGCAGGGCGACATGGAGGAGGGCCGGGCCGCGTCGGTCGGCATCACCGGTCAGAGCTTCCGCTGGCCCAGCGGGCGCATTCCCTACGAGATCGACCCGGGCATGCCCAACCAGCAGCGCGTGACCGACGCCATCGCCCACTGGCACGCGCACACCTCGATCCGCTTCGTGCCAAAGGGCGCCGCCGACACGAACTACGTGCGTTTTGTCGGCGGCAGCGGATGCTCGTCGATGGTCGGCATGCGCGGCGGGCGGCAGGACATCACGCTCGGCAACGGCTGCTCGGCCGGGAACGCCATCCACGAGATCGGACACACCGTGGGCCTGTGGCACGAGCAGAGTCGCGAGGACCGCGACAGCTTCATCACCATCAACTGGGCGAACATCGACCCCAGCACCCAGCACAACTTCACGCAGCACATCCAGGACGGCGACGATCTGGGCGCGTACGACTACGGCTCGATCATGCACTACCCGCCGGACGCGTTCTCGATCAACGGGCAGCCCACCATCGTGCCGCGTCAGGCGCTGCCGGCCGGCGTGGTGATGGGCCAGCGCACCGGGCTGTCGGCGGGTGACATCGCGGGCGTGCGGGCCATGTACCCCAGCACCAAGCCCATCAAGGACACCGTCAAGGACGGGCCGAAGGACCCGATCAAGGACCTGCGCAAGGACGGCATCAAGGACGGCCGCAAAGATCCCATCAAGGACATCCGCAAGGAGCCGCTCAAGGAAGGGATCAAGGACATCCGCAAAGACCCGATCAAGGACCTGCGAAAGGACGGAGTCAAGGACCCGATCCGCGACACCATCAAGGAAATCCGCAAGGACCCCATCCGGGACACCATCAAGGAGATCCGAAAGGATCCGATCAAAGACTTCCGCAAGGAACCGGTCAAGGATCCGATCCTCGATCCGGTGAAGGGCCCGGCCGCCGATCCCATCGGGCCGCCCGTGGGGCCGATCGGGCCGGTGGTGAACCCCGTGCTGCCCGGCCAGGATGCCGGCCTGGGCATGACGCCCTTCGTGCTCGCCACGCCCAGCCGGGTGCCGGACTACGGGCAGCTGGGGATGGACGCCGGCATGGGCGGCTACGACCAGCAGCTCAGCGACTACGACATGGCCGTGCAGCAGCTCCAGGACCTCGAGCAGATGCTGGCCGAGGCCGAGGCGCACTACGCGCAGGTGCTCGAGGCGTACGAGGCGGCCATGCAGACCGTGCAGGCCCTCGGGCAGGGCTGA